One stretch of Priestia megaterium DNA includes these proteins:
- a CDS encoding PepSY-associated TM helix domain-containing protein, whose product MMQEKQEETKSTNKKSTARSQGLYKAIWRWHFYAGLVFTPLLLILAVTGGMYLFKPQIEERLYHDLYHVQVQSQYVSPSAQVQAVKEKYPGADVLTYKPSDRSTRSSEVGISLKDHTYTIFVNPHNGHIIGKLDDSSRLMNQIEEFHGELMAGTAGDRIVELAACWAIVLIVTGAFLWWPRKKDKIKGVLIPRFSKGKNVLARDLHAVPAFWISAGMLFLVLTGLPWSGLWGNAFQQIATNAGVGYPPSIWVGSAPTSTVQTKDVADVPWGAETLEVPSSTAQQYTKVSLDDIVTIAKERHIHDGYTISIPQEPQGVYTLSVFSPKAQDEATIHLDQYTGAVLADYRYGNYGFMGKLIALGITLHKGTQFGFMNQLIGLIMCIGIAGIVISGSFLWWRRKPAKNMGAPKVPEGNAMRIVTCIIVVFGILFPLVGLSLVMVWLLDFFVIKRIPALKRFLNA is encoded by the coding sequence ATGATGCAGGAAAAGCAAGAAGAGACAAAGAGTACAAATAAAAAAAGCACGGCGCGTTCTCAAGGTCTATACAAAGCCATATGGCGCTGGCATTTTTATGCAGGTTTAGTGTTTACTCCGCTTCTTCTTATATTAGCTGTTACTGGCGGCATGTATTTATTCAAGCCTCAAATTGAGGAAAGACTGTACCACGACTTGTATCATGTGCAAGTTCAGTCACAGTACGTATCTCCTTCAGCACAAGTACAGGCTGTAAAGGAAAAGTATCCAGGCGCTGACGTGTTGACTTATAAGCCCAGTGATCGCTCCACTCGTTCTTCAGAAGTAGGAATTTCATTAAAAGACCATACATATACGATTTTTGTTAACCCTCACAATGGTCACATCATAGGAAAATTAGATGATTCGAGTCGCTTAATGAATCAAATTGAAGAATTTCACGGAGAGCTGATGGCAGGAACAGCCGGTGATCGTATCGTAGAACTTGCGGCCTGCTGGGCGATTGTCTTAATTGTAACCGGCGCCTTTTTGTGGTGGCCACGGAAAAAAGACAAAATAAAAGGTGTGCTGATTCCTCGTTTTTCAAAAGGTAAAAACGTGCTTGCACGAGACCTTCATGCGGTACCGGCCTTTTGGATTTCAGCCGGGATGCTTTTTCTCGTACTAACGGGACTTCCGTGGTCAGGACTGTGGGGTAATGCGTTTCAGCAAATCGCCACAAACGCAGGCGTTGGGTACCCTCCGTCTATTTGGGTAGGCAGTGCTCCTACTTCAACCGTGCAAACAAAAGATGTAGCGGACGTGCCTTGGGGAGCTGAAACGTTAGAAGTTCCAAGCTCCACAGCTCAGCAATATACAAAAGTATCGCTTGATGACATTGTCACGATTGCAAAAGAACGGCATATTCACGACGGCTACACGATTTCTATACCGCAAGAACCTCAAGGTGTGTATACGCTCTCTGTTTTTTCACCAAAAGCACAGGATGAAGCAACCATTCACCTTGATCAATATACCGGCGCCGTTTTAGCAGATTACCGGTACGGCAATTATGGATTTATGGGCAAATTGATTGCGCTTGGCATTACGCTTCATAAAGGCACACAGTTTGGATTTATGAATCAGCTTATTGGTCTTATTATGTGTATTGGAATTGCTGGTATCGTGATCAGCGGATCCTTCCTGTGGTGGAGGCGAAAACCAGCTAAAAACATGGGGGCTCCTAAAGTTCCTGAAGGAAATGCAATGCGAATCGTGACGTGTATAATCGTGGTGTTTGGTATCCTCTTTCCTTTAGTTGGACTGTCCTTGGTTATGGTGTGGCTTTTAGATTTCTTTGTCATCAAACGAATTCCAGCATTGAAGCGGTTTTTAAACGCATGA
- a CDS encoding FixH family protein produces MNKWKIPGLVILSTILLSACSVNSNADQLYKQPKPLSAHVMLPETIKPQSTQVLEVHVMQENKTVDDAKSVQFKVWKTDAPEKVQVANAHYNGSMYTAKATFEEDGIYYIKTDINARGEHILPTYQVAVDKLSKEDLRSLQPAENETHHHHSHH; encoded by the coding sequence ATGAACAAATGGAAAATACCCGGATTGGTCATACTCAGTACGATTTTACTTTCCGCGTGCTCTGTAAACAGTAACGCAGACCAGCTCTACAAGCAGCCAAAGCCTCTGTCTGCGCATGTGATGCTTCCCGAAACTATAAAACCGCAGAGCACACAAGTGCTAGAAGTACATGTGATGCAAGAAAATAAAACGGTGGATGATGCAAAAAGCGTTCAGTTCAAAGTGTGGAAAACAGATGCCCCTGAGAAAGTTCAAGTAGCCAATGCGCACTATAACGGCAGTATGTATACAGCCAAAGCAACGTTTGAAGAGGATGGTATTTACTACATTAAAACGGATATTAACGCGCGCGGTGAACATATCCTTCCTACTTACCAAGTCGCAGTGGACAAATTATCGAAAGAAGATTTGCGTTCACTGCAGCCAGCTGAAAACGAAACGCATCATCATCACTCTCACCATTAG
- a CDS encoding glycerophosphodiester phosphodiesterase family protein: MNFLRALFKRKSVWFILIGIAVFVYINNSSLLTKRSGQPLLLAHRGVAQTFNIKGLQNDTCTAERIYKPEHSFLENTIPSIKQAFKDGADIVELDVHITKDNQFAVFHDWTLDCRTNGTGVTRDYTMAELKKLDIGYGYTADGGKTHPFRGKGVNLMPSLAEVMKYFPHKSFLIHVKSNDPEEGKKLAKYLSQLSRKRLKNITVYGGDEPIDSLKKAMPNLKVMSKATMKSCLIPYIATGWTGYVPKACKNTELHIPEKIGPFLWGWPNRFLNRMDHINTRTIIVGGNGSEFSTGFDSAKDIKRLPDNYSGGIWTNRIDRLGPYYKKK, encoded by the coding sequence ATGAATTTTTTAAGAGCGCTTTTTAAACGAAAATCTGTATGGTTTATTTTGATAGGAATCGCTGTTTTTGTATACATAAACAATAGCTCTTTATTGACAAAAAGAAGCGGACAGCCTCTCCTTCTTGCTCATAGAGGCGTAGCTCAAACGTTTAATATAAAAGGTCTTCAAAACGATACGTGTACAGCGGAACGCATCTACAAACCTGAGCATTCTTTTTTAGAAAATACGATTCCTTCTATAAAACAAGCCTTTAAAGACGGAGCTGATATTGTTGAGCTCGACGTTCATATTACAAAAGACAATCAGTTTGCTGTGTTCCATGATTGGACTCTCGATTGCCGGACGAACGGAACAGGCGTAACACGAGATTACACCATGGCAGAATTAAAAAAGCTTGATATTGGGTACGGCTACACGGCAGACGGAGGAAAAACGCATCCTTTTCGCGGCAAAGGAGTTAACCTTATGCCTTCTCTAGCCGAAGTGATGAAATACTTTCCGCACAAATCCTTTCTTATTCACGTAAAAAGCAATGATCCTGAAGAAGGAAAAAAACTAGCAAAGTACTTGTCACAGCTCTCTAGAAAACGCTTAAAAAACATCACTGTGTACGGAGGAGACGAGCCTATTGATTCGCTGAAAAAAGCGATGCCCAACCTAAAAGTTATGTCAAAAGCAACGATGAAATCTTGTCTTATTCCGTATATAGCAACCGGGTGGACCGGATACGTGCCTAAAGCATGCAAAAACACTGAACTACATATACCTGAAAAGATCGGACCTTTTCTATGGGGATGGCCAAACCGATTTTTAAACCGAATGGATCACATCAATACCCGGACTATTATTGTAGGCGGAAACGGAAGCGAATTTTCCACTGGATTTGATTCTGCCAAAGACATAAAACGCCTTCCGGATAATTATTCAGGTGGAATTTGGACAAATCGTATTGACCGTCTAGGTCCTTATTATAAAAAGAAATAA